One Vulpes lagopus strain Blue_001 chromosome 17, ASM1834538v1, whole genome shotgun sequence DNA segment encodes these proteins:
- the IL12A gene encoding interleukin-12 subunit alpha: protein MCPPRGLLLVTILVLLSHLHLLTWARSLPTASPSPGIFQCLNHSQNLLRAVSDALQKARQTLELYSCTSEEIDHEDITKDKTSTVEACLPLELTMNESCLASREVSLITNGSCLASGKASFMTVLCLSSIYEDLKMYQMEFKAMNAKLLMDPKRQIFLDQNMLTAIDELLQALNFNSVTVPQKSSLEEPDFYKTKIKLCILLHAFRIRAVTIDRMMSYLNSS, encoded by the exons ATGTGCCCGCCGCGCG GCCTCCTCCTTGTGACCATCCTGGTCCTCCTAAGCCACCTGCACCTCCTTACTTGGGCCAGGAGCCTCCCCACAGCCTCACCAAGCCCAGGAATATTCCAGTGCCTCAACCACTCCCAAAACCTGCTGAGAGCCGTCAGCGACGCGCTTCAGAAG GCCAGACAAACTCTAGAATTATATTCCTGCACTTCCGAAGAGATTGATCATGAAGATATCACAAAGGATAAAACCAGCACAGTGGAGGCCTGCTTACCACTGGAATTAACCATG aaTGAGAGTTGCCTGGCTTCCAGAGAGGTCTCTTTGATAACT aacgGGAGTTGCCTGGCCTCTGGAAAGGCCTCTTTTATGACG GTCCTGTGCCTTAGCAGCATCTATGAGGACTTGAAGATGTACCAGATGGAATTCAAGGCCATGAACGCAAAGCTTTTAATGGATCCCAAGAGGCAGATCTTTCTGGATCAAAACATGCTGACAGCTATCGATGAGCTGTTACAG GCCCTGAATTTCAACAGTGTGACTGTGCCACAGAAATCCTCCCTTGAAGAGCCggatttttataaaactaaaatcaagCTCTGCATACTTCTTCATGCTTTCAGAATTCGTGCGGTGACCATCGATAGAATGATGAGCTATCTGAATTCTTCCTAA